The genomic window CTGTCGACTCAAGCCTACGCCGAAGAGCCTCCCTTTATCGTCGACGAAGAGTTCCAATCCATCGACGAAACTGAAAAATTCAAACTCGAACACCCCGACAGCGCTACAACAGAACAGATCGATAAATCACCTTCCTATACAATAAAGCATGTCAGCTTCAGGGGTGGTTCTGTCTTTGAACTTTCAGAAATCTCGAAGTTGGTAAACCCTCTCATCGGGAAAGCGGTAAAGCCTGGCGACTTACGTTCGGTTCTTAACAGCATTAATATAAAATATCGAGATGCCGGTTACCCGCTGTCCTATGCTTACCTTCCAAAGCAGGATCTATCAAGCGGAAGGTTGGAAATATATTTAATAGAGGGGTACATTGGCCGCAGTGAAATCCTGATCGAAGATCAAGATATACAACATCGAGTACATACATTAATTGAAAAAATAAAGAACCAGAGACCACTAAAGACTGCAACATTTGACCGCGCCATAGCCCTAATAGAAAGCACACAGGCTATCGATTTCGCATCAGCGCACCAAAACCAAAAACAATAAGTGGAGCCACCACGATTCGGATAGAAGAGGTAAAGTCAAAAAAATTCGAGTCAAACCTGGGGCTGGAAAATAATAGCCAGGACGATACTAGAATTCTGGCAACAGCCAATATCCAGTCTCTCACCTCGAATGCCGACCGCCTTAGCCTATCAACCCTGGTCCCTAATAATACTGTAAATAGCTATTACGCAATCACATATCGCCAAGATTTGAATTCCAACGGCCTGCAGCTAGAAGCTGCAGCCAACCATTACAACAACACCGACATAAATAAAATTTACTCGGGCAGCTCACCTCTCACTATATCTGAAGAAAAAAACCGTAACCGTTTCCGGCTAGGAATTAATTACCCTTTCCTTCTTTTCAGGTCGTCTAGCTGGTGGGGCGGAGCATCCTTACAGCACCTTAATGAAGATTCCCACTTCGTTATCAGCTCCGACTCCACGAGCACAACAGAGGTCGACAAGCTTTTGCGTTACTCAGCTGTAGAAATAAATTCGAATTGGCTCAAAAAAACCGGGGAGCAGACCTATCAGGTTCACGGGCGCATAAAGCAGGGTTTAGAGCTTGGTAATGAAAAGAATGAGAGCACAAGGTCCGGGACGACAACTCAGGGCACCGAGTCCCTCAACTTCACCCTTATAAATCTGGATGCACTCTGGAAAGTACGTTTATCGCCTAAATGGCAAGTACAGACAAAAACAAATATTTTCTGGTCGGACGACCAACTGCCTTCAGCCGAAAGTGTTCGATACGGAGGTCGTCACTTTGGCCGGGGTTATCCAGGCGCCCAGGCGCAGGGGGACAAAGGCTACGCGGCCGAGATAGAGCTACGTTATTTAATACCCTCAGACTCCGTCATCATAAAAAGAATCGAACCCTATCTAGTGCTGGACACCGCGCATTCAGAATCCAACGCCATGGGCATACAACACCAATTATCTTCCGTTGCCCTCGGCCTTGATCTAACGGATATCCAATACTATCGCGTAGGTTTTGAATACGCCCAACCTACCGGCGACCCGACACAAAACAGCAATGATCACGAGCCTACTTATAATCTGAACCTTCGTTGGCAGTTCTGACCGCAATACCAGTTGCCAGCAACGGCTAACCCCTAACTTCCGAGCACTAACTGCACGCAGAACTGTTACTCCGTTTTCCATAAGAAGCCCTGGCTAATAACCGCGGGATTCCGCAATTCACACACAAAAACGCCCCGACCGAAGGTCGAGGCGTTTTCGTTGAATAAATGCTTGGCGCCTCGCTGGCGAGCCGTCCCGCAGACAAGTATGCCGCGGTCGTCAAACCGGGTCAAAGCTGCGCTTCGACAAGTCCCGTTTTGACCCTACTATCACATGGCTGGGCGGCCCGCGAGCGGCGCTGTCTACCTGCCCCATGTGAGGGTCATCGCTGAACAATACCCCATACGGAAAAACCCGACCTCATCGAGACCGGGGTTTCCGTTATTAAATGCTTGGCGATGACCTACTCTCACATGGGGAAACCCCACACTACCATCGGCGATACCGCGTTTCACTACTGAGTTCGGGATGGGATCAGGTGGTTCCACAGCTCTATTGTCGCCAAGCAAAACTTGTACAATATGGATTCTGGCCGCGACAGATGGTGGTCTGTCGCGACGTAGCTTAATTCGATTATGTCTTGTCTGCAGCACAAGCTCATGCCAATGCGTCAATCTCGTCTCTCTCGTGCTTTTCGCCTGCTCGTTCTTTTCAGTCGGAGCAGGCAACCAAACGCCTTGGGCGTTATATGGTCAAGCCTCACGGGCAATTAGTACGGGTTAGCTCAACGCCTCGCAGCGCTTACACACCCCGCCTATCAACGTCTTAGTCTTAAACGGCCCTTTAGGGGGCTCAAGGCCCCAGTGAGATCTCATCTTGAAGGGGGCTTCCCGCTTAGATGCTTTCAGCGGTTATCCCGTCCGAACGTAGCTACCCGGCAATGCCACTGGCGTGACAACCGGAACACCAGAGGTTCGTTCACTCCGGTCCTCTCGTACTAGGAGCAACTCTTCTCAAATCTCAAACGCCCACGGCAGATAGGGACCGAACTGTCTCACGACGTTCTAAACCCAGCTCGCGTACCACTTTAAATGGCGAACAGCCATACCCTTGGGACCGGCTTCAGCCCCAGGATGTGATGAGCCGACATCGAGGTGCCAAACACCGCCGTCGATGTGAACTCTTGGGCGGTATCAGCCTGTTATCCCCGGAGTACCTTTTATCCGTTGAGCGATGGCCCTTCCATGCAGAACCACCGGATCACTAGAACCTACTTTCGTACCTGCTCCACGTGTCAGTGTCGCAGTCAAGCACCCTTCTACTCTTGCGCTCAATGCATGATTTCCGACCATGCTGAGGGTACCTTCGTGCTCCTCCGTTACTCTTTGGGAGGAGACCGCCCCAGTCAAACTACCCACCACACAATGTCCTCGAACCGGATTACGGTCCAGAGTTAGAACCTCAACAGTACCAGGCTGGTATTTCAAGATTGGCTCCACGCAGACTGGCGTCCACGCTTCAAAGCCTCCCAGCTATCCTACACAAGTAATGTCAAAGTCCACTGTGAAGCTATAGTAAAGGTTCACGGGGTCTTTCCGTCTAGCCGCGGGTAAACTGCATCTTAACAGCTATTTCAATTTCACTGAGTCTCGGGTGGAGACAGTGTGGCCATCGTTACGCCATTCGTGCAGGTCGGAACTTACCCGACAAGGAATTTCGCTACCTTAGGACCGTTATAGTTACGGCCGCCGTTTACCGGGGCTTCGATCAAGAGCTTCGCTTGCGCTAACCCCATCAATTAACCTTCCGGCACCGGGCAGGCGTCACACCCTATACGTCCACTTTCGTGTTTGCAGAGTGCTGTGTTTTTAATAAACAGTCGCAGCCACCTGGTATCTTCGACTCCCAACAGCTCACCCCGCGAGGGGGTCACCATCAGGAGCGTGCCTTCTCCCGAAGTTACGGCACCATTTTGCCTAGTTCCTTCACCCGAGTTCTCTCAAGCGCCTTGGTATTCTCTACCTGACCACCTGTGTCGGTTTTGGGTACGGTCAGCGGTAACCTGAAGCTTAGAGGCTTTTCCTGGAAGCGTGGCATCAACGACTTCAGTTCCTAAGAACCTCGTCATCAGATCTCAGTCTTAAGGGGGACCGGATTTGCCTAATCCCCCAACCTACATCCTTAAACGCAGACAACCAACGCTGCGCTCGCCTAGCCTTCTCCGTCCCCTCATCGCAGTTACCGCCGGTGCAGGAATATTAACCTGCTTCCCATCGACTACGCATTTCTGCCTCGCCTTAGGGGCCGACTCACCCTACCTCGAATAGCGTTGGATAGGAAACCTTGGTCTTCCGGCGTGGAGGTTTTTCACCCCCATTATCGTTACTCATGTCAGCATTCGCACTTCTGATACCTCCAGGATGCCTCACAGCTTTCCCTTCAACGGCTTACAGAACGCTCCTCTACCATGCCATAAATGGCATCCACAGCTTCGGTGTATCACTTAGCCCCGTTATATCTTCCGCGCAGGCCGACTCGACTAGTGAGCTATTACGCTTTCTTTAAAGGGTGGCTGCTTCTAAGCCAACCTCCTAGCTGTCTGAGCCTTCCCACATCGTTTCCCACTTAGTGATAACTTTGGGACCTTAGCTGGTGGTCTGGGTTGTTGCCCTTTTCACGACGGACGTTAGCACCCGCCGTGTGTCTCCCATGATTGCACTCACCGGTATTCGGAGTTTGCATCGGGTTGGTAAGTCGGGATGACCCCCTAGCCGAAACAGTGCTCTACCCCCGGTGGTGAGACATGAGGCGCTACCTAAATAGCTTTCGAGGAGAACCAGCTATCTCCGGGCTTGATTAGCCTTTCACTCCGATCCACAGGTCATCCGCTAACTTTTCAACGGTAGTCGGTTCGGTCCTCCAGTTGATGTTACTCAACCTTCAACCTGCCCATGGATAGATCGCCCGGTTTCGGGTCTAATCCCAGCAACTAAACGCCCTATTAAGACTCGGTTTCCCTACGGCTCCCCTATACGGTTAACCTTGCTACTGAAATTAAGTCGCTGACCCATTATACAAAAGGTACGCAGTCACGGTCTCAAGAACCGCTCCCACTGCTTGTACGTACACGGTTTCAGGGTCTATTTCACTCCCCTCACAGGGGTTCTTTTCGCCTTTCCCTCACGGTACTGGTTCACTATCGGTCAGTCAGGAGTATTTAGCCTTGGAGGATGGTCCCCCCATGTTCAGACAGGATAACACGTGTCCCGTCCTACTCGTTTTCATTGATAAGGCGTTTTCGCATACGGGGCTATCACCCACTACGGCGGCACTTTCCAGTGCCTTCTGCTAACACCAAACCAACTTAAGGGCTAATCCCCGTTCGCTCGCCGCTACTAAGGGAATCTCAATTGATTTCTTTTCCTTCGGGTACTTAGATGTTTCAGTTCCCCGAGTTCGCCTCTTAAAGCCTATGTATTCAGCTAAAAGATACCCAGTAAACTGGGTGGGTTTCCCCATTCAGACATCTCCGGATCAAAGGTTGTTTGCCACCTCCCCGAAGCTTTTCGCAGGCTACCACGTCTTTCGTCGCCTCTGACTGCCAAGGCATCCACCGTGCACGCTTCGTCACTTGACCATATAACCCGAAGGCGTCTGGTAAGGACGAGAGTTCGATAAGATTTTTCGCCATTGGCGCTTGTACTACAGTACAAGACATATCTCGAATTAATTCGAATCCATATTGTTAAAGAGCGATAAAGCAAGCTTGAAGCGATAAGCTTCGAGCTGACAGCTTTAAGCGATAAGCTTCAAACCGTGATCGGTGTGCAACTTATGACTTACAGCTTTCTTTTAAATGGTGGAGCTATGCGGGATCGAACCGCAGACCTCCTGCGTGCAAAGCAGGCGCTCTCCCAGCTGAGCTATAGCCCCAGAACTTTTCCTGGTACAGAGAGTAACCAGGTAACAGCGTCAACCGCGTTTGATTGGCTGTGATGTCAACGTGGATTGAACCACCGACCTCACCCATTCTTTATCATAAAGAGTGGGGTACGCTCTAACCAGCTGAGCTACTACAACTTTCCTGCCGGAAAACTGGTAGGCCTGAGTGGATTTGAGGTACCGACCTCACCCATTCTTTATCATAAAGAGTGGGGTGCGCTCTAATCAGCTGAGCTACAAGCAATCATTCTGACGAATAATTGGTAGGCCTGAGTGGACTTGAACCACCGACCTCACCCTTATCAGGGGTGCGCTCTAACCAGCTGAGCTACAAGCCTACATCATCAAGCTTTTAGCCTTGCGGCTACAAGCTCTTTTATCCACAGGTTATCCCCGCGAATATTTCGCTCTCTTTAACGTTTGATCAGATAATTCGTGTGGACGCTATGCCAGAACAAGCCATGTCGTTTAAGGAGGTGATCCAGCCGCAGGTTCCCCTACGGCTACCTTGTTACGACTTCACCCCAGTCATGGACCACACCGTGGTAACCGTCCTCCCGAAGGTTAGACTAGCTACTTCTGGTGCAACCCACTCCCATGGTGTGACGGGCGGTGTGTACAAGGCCCGGGAACGTATTCACCGTGGCATTCTGATCCACGATTACTAGCGATTCCGACTTCACGCAGTCGAGTTGCAGACTGCGATCCGGACTACGACCGGTTTTGTGAGATTGGCTCCCCCTCGCGGGTTTGCAGCCCTCTGTACCGGCCATTGTAGCACGTGTGTAGCCCTACTCGTAAGGGCCATGATGACTTGACGTCGTCCCCACCTTCCTCCGGTTTGTCACCGGCAGTCTCCTTAGAGTTCCCACCATTACGTGCTGGCAAATAAGGACAAGGGTTGCGCTCGTTACGGGACTTAACCCAACATTTCACAACACGAGCTGACGACAGCCATGCAGCACCTGTCTCAGAGCTCCCGAAGGCACCAAGCTATCTCTAGCGAGTTCTCTGGATGTCAAGAGTAGGTAAGGTTCTTCGCGTTGCGTCGAATTAAACCACATGCTCCACCGCTTGTGCGGGCCCCCGTCAATTCATTTGAGTTTTAACCTTGCGGCCGTACTCCCCAGGCGGTCGACTTATTGCGTTAGCTGCGCCACTAAGAGAGCAAGTCTCCCAACGGCTAGTCGACATCGTTTACGGCGTGGACTACCAGGGTATCTAATCCTGTTTGCTACCCACGCTTTCGCACCTCAGTGTCAGTATCAATCCAGGCAGTCGCCTTCGCCACTGGTGTTCCTTCCTATATCTACGCATTTCACCGCTACACAGGAAATTCCACTGCCCTCTACCGTACTCTAGTTAAGCAGTATCAGGTGCAGTTCCCAGGTTAAGCCCGGGGCTTTCACATCTGACTGACTCAACCACCTACGCGCGCTTTACGCCCAGTTATTCCGATTAACGCTCGCACCTTCCGTATTACCGCGGCTGCTGGCACGGAATTAGCCGGTGCTTCTTCTGTGGCTAACGTCACAGGTAACGGTTATTAGCCGCTACCCTTTCCTCACCACTGAAAGTGCTTTACAACCCGAAGGCCTTCTTCACACACGCGGCATGGCTGGATCAGGGTTGCCCCCATTGTCCAATATTCCCCACTGCTGCCTCCCGTAGGAGTCTGGGCCGTGTCTCAGTCCCAGTGTGGCTGGTCATCCTCTCAGACCAGCTAAGGATCGTCGCCTTGGTAGGCCTTTACCCTACCAACTAGCTAATCCTACGCAGGCTCATCTGATAGCGAAAGGTCTATAAATAGATCCCCTCCTTTCCCCCTTGGGGCGTATGCGGTATTAGCATCCGTTTCCGAATGTTGTCCCCCACTACCAGGTAGATTCCTACGCGTTACTCACCCGTCCGCCGCTCTCAAGAGAAGCAAGCTTCTCTCTACCGCTCGACTTGCATGTGTTAGGCCTGCCGCCAGCGTTCAATCTGAGCCATGATCAAACTCTTCAGTTTAAAATCAAGATACCGAAGTATCGATAATTCTGACTCAAGCTATAACAACTTAAATGAATTCACATTAGGGTTGCTTACCTTGATAAAGCTATTTATGCCTTATCCTGACA from Marinobacterium aestuarii includes these protein-coding regions:
- a CDS encoding POTRA domain-containing protein, which gives rise to MFFKMPSCLLAGSILSQLLSTQAYAEEPPFIVDEEFQSIDETEKFKLEHPDSATTEQIDKSPSYTIKHVSFRGGSVFELSEISKLVNPLIGKAVKPGDLRSVLNSINIKYRDAGYPLSYAYLPKQDLSSGRLEIYLIEGYIGRSEILIEDQDIQHRVHTLIEKIKNQRPLKTATFDRAIALIESTQAIDFASAHQNQKQ
- a CDS encoding ShlB/FhaC/HecB family hemolysin secretion/activation protein gives rise to the protein MRIEEVKSKKFESNLGLENNSQDDTRILATANIQSLTSNADRLSLSTLVPNNTVNSYYAITYRQDLNSNGLQLEAAANHYNNTDINKIYSGSSPLTISEEKNRNRFRLGINYPFLLFRSSSWWGGASLQHLNEDSHFVISSDSTSTTEVDKLLRYSAVEINSNWLKKTGEQTYQVHGRIKQGLELGNEKNESTRSGTTTQGTESLNFTLINLDALWKVRLSPKWQVQTKTNIFWSDDQLPSAESVRYGGRHFGRGYPGAQAQGDKGYAAEIELRYLIPSDSVIIKRIEPYLVLDTAHSESNAMGIQHQLSSVALGLDLTDIQYYRVGFEYAQPTGDPTQNSNDHEPTYNLNLRWQF